One genomic segment of Verrucomicrobiia bacterium includes these proteins:
- a CDS encoding Minf_1886 family protein, whose product MHEVSFEQALEQIRTRDPRYARDAYLFVREALDHTQKRALKSPRESRGSRETKPAEELPVRHVTGQELLEGIRLYALDQFGPMVPTVFEEWGIHACADFGEIVFNMVEIGLLAKTEQDSRDDFKKGYTFDEAFRKPFLPERKGRTEPVTE is encoded by the coding sequence ATGCACGAAGTCAGTTTTGAACAGGCCTTGGAGCAAATCCGGACCCGCGATCCCCGTTACGCGCGGGACGCCTACTTGTTTGTCCGGGAAGCCTTGGATCACACCCAGAAGCGCGCCCTCAAGTCGCCGCGCGAAAGCCGCGGCAGCCGCGAAACCAAACCGGCCGAGGAACTGCCCGTGCGCCACGTGACCGGACAGGAACTGCTCGAAGGCATCCGGCTTTACGCCCTGGACCAATTCGGGCCGATGGTGCCCACGGTGTTCGAAGAATGGGGTATTCATGCCTGCGCGGATTTTGGCGAAATCGTTTTCAACATGGTCGAAATCGGTCTGCTCGCCAAAACCGAGCAGGACAGCCGCGATGATTTCAAAAAAGGCTACACGTTTGACGAAGCCTTCCGGAAGCCGTTTTTGCCCGAGCGCAAGGGGCGCACCGAGCCGGTGACCGAATAA
- a CDS encoding pitrilysin family protein, which produces MTESSAIPALPPGVTFTTLDNGLTIIVREDHSAPVVSAQAWAMTGSIHEDRWLGAGLSHVLEHMLFKGTTTRPGSRIDQEVQEAGGYMNAYTSFDRTVYYIDVPNTGARVALDILCDVMQHASLPAEELAKELDVIRREMDMGQDDPGRRAGRRLFETAYTRSPYRYTVIGYLDIFNELKPDDIRGYYQARYAPNNSFFVVAGDVKTDEVVAQIRVAYTGNKAKPLPPMVLPAEPRQTAPREVFEEAPIELGHFHVAWHIPELRHPDVPALDVLAVLLGSGRSSRLYREVRERLGLVHSADAWTYSPGNPGLFGMSGLVDAERFAPAREAMLNEVEKLKTALVTPEELAKAVKQFIAATLASRKTMAGQAADLGGSWLAAGDLNFSERYLATVKRVTPADVQRVVREYLTPENRSIYALLPQGSRPATAVVETEVRESGVEKFSLPNGLRLLVKENHRLPFVEFRAVFQGGVLAETPANNGITQLMGKLLLKGTTHRSAEQIASQIESVGGHIDSYGGNNSFGVNAEVLSGDFNVGLELLADVLLNPTFAPEALEREREVQLAGIREQRDNLVRSASIAMRRALFGGVGYGLDSLGTEDSVKQLSSAAVQAFHQQFTVPNNCVLAIYGDVQTAAVRTAVEKAFASWKPLPEATMARNHQAAASATARRVAETRDKKQAVLVIGYPGTTLFSAERYALELLQEACSDLGSRLFLRVREQLGLAYYVGAQSMAGLVPGYFAFYCGTAPEKAGQVESELLHEAELLCRDGLTAEELNRAKAKLLGQRKISRQELGNLAAHTALDELYGLGFDYYTKEDAALEAVTLADVLAAARKHLQPERVVVSLVAPPA; this is translated from the coding sequence ATGACTGAATCGTCTGCCATCCCCGCCCTGCCCCCCGGCGTCACGTTCACGACGCTCGACAACGGCCTGACCATCATCGTCCGGGAAGATCACAGTGCGCCCGTGGTCTCGGCCCAGGCCTGGGCCATGACGGGGAGCATCCATGAGGATCGCTGGCTGGGCGCGGGCCTCTCGCACGTGCTCGAGCACATGCTGTTCAAAGGCACCACGACCCGCCCCGGCAGCCGCATTGACCAGGAAGTGCAGGAAGCCGGCGGCTACATGAACGCCTACACGAGCTTCGACCGGACGGTTTATTACATTGATGTGCCAAACACCGGCGCGCGCGTGGCCCTCGACATTTTGTGCGATGTCATGCAACACGCGTCGTTGCCGGCGGAGGAGCTGGCCAAGGAACTCGATGTGATCCGGCGTGAAATGGACATGGGGCAGGACGACCCGGGCCGCCGCGCCGGCCGGCGACTGTTTGAAACCGCTTACACGCGCAGTCCGTATCGTTACACCGTCATTGGCTATCTGGACATCTTCAACGAACTCAAGCCGGATGACATCCGCGGCTACTATCAGGCGCGCTACGCGCCGAACAACTCGTTTTTCGTGGTCGCGGGCGACGTTAAAACGGACGAAGTCGTGGCGCAAATCCGCGTCGCCTACACGGGCAACAAGGCGAAGCCCCTCCCGCCCATGGTGCTGCCGGCGGAACCGCGGCAAACGGCGCCGCGGGAGGTTTTCGAGGAAGCGCCCATCGAATTGGGGCATTTTCATGTGGCCTGGCACATCCCCGAACTGCGGCATCCCGACGTGCCGGCGCTCGACGTTCTCGCCGTGCTGCTCGGCAGCGGCCGCAGCTCCCGCCTTTATCGCGAGGTCCGCGAACGCCTCGGGCTGGTTCACAGCGCCGACGCCTGGACTTACAGCCCCGGCAATCCCGGCCTGTTCGGCATGAGCGGGCTGGTGGACGCGGAACGCTTCGCGCCCGCGCGCGAGGCGATGCTGAATGAAGTTGAAAAACTCAAGACCGCGCTCGTTACTCCCGAAGAACTGGCCAAGGCCGTGAAGCAATTCATCGCTGCGACGCTCGCGTCCCGTAAAACGATGGCCGGACAGGCCGCGGATTTGGGCGGCTCCTGGCTGGCCGCGGGCGACCTGAATTTTTCCGAACGCTACCTTGCCACGGTGAAACGCGTCACGCCCGCCGATGTGCAACGCGTCGTCCGGGAATACCTCACCCCGGAGAACCGTTCAATTTACGCCCTGCTGCCGCAAGGCTCCCGCCCGGCGACGGCTGTCGTGGAGACGGAAGTTCGCGAAAGCGGCGTGGAAAAATTCTCCCTGCCCAACGGCCTGCGTCTGCTCGTCAAGGAGAACCACCGGCTGCCCTTTGTGGAATTCCGGGCGGTGTTTCAGGGCGGTGTGCTGGCTGAGACGCCAGCCAACAACGGCATCACCCAACTCATGGGCAAACTGCTCCTCAAGGGCACGACGCACCGCTCCGCCGAGCAAATCGCCTCCCAAATTGAATCCGTTGGCGGTCACATCGACAGTTACGGCGGGAACAACAGTTTCGGCGTCAACGCGGAGGTCTTGAGCGGTGATTTCAACGTCGGCCTGGAACTGCTGGCCGACGTGCTGCTGAACCCGACCTTTGCGCCGGAAGCGCTCGAACGCGAGCGCGAGGTGCAGCTTGCCGGCATTCGCGAACAGCGCGACAACCTTGTCCGCAGCGCCAGCATCGCGATGCGGCGCGCCCTCTTCGGCGGCGTCGGTTACGGGCTCGATTCACTCGGAACGGAGGACAGCGTCAAACAGCTTTCTTCCGCTGCGGTGCAGGCGTTTCACCAGCAGTTTACCGTGCCCAACAACTGCGTGCTCGCAATTTACGGCGACGTCCAAACCGCCGCGGTTCGCACAGCCGTTGAGAAGGCCTTCGCCAGTTGGAAGCCACTTCCGGAAGCGACGATGGCGCGCAATCATCAAGCCGCCGCAAGTGCCACCGCCCGGCGGGTGGCGGAAACCCGTGACAAAAAACAGGCCGTGCTGGTGATTGGTTATCCCGGCACCACTTTATTTTCGGCAGAGCGCTACGCCTTGGAATTGTTGCAGGAAGCGTGCAGCGATCTGGGTTCCCGCCTGTTCCTGCGGGTCCGCGAACAACTCGGTCTGGCTTACTACGTCGGCGCCCAAAGCATGGCCGGCCTGGTGCCGGGTTACTTTGCCTTTTACTGCGGCACGGCGCCAGAGAAGGCCGGCCAGGTGGAATCGGAACTCCTGCACGAAGCGGAGTTGCTGTGCCGCGACGGCCTGACGGCGGAGGAACTGAACCGCGCCAAGGCCAAGCTGCTCGGCCAGCGCAAGATTTCGCGACAGGAGCTGGGCAACCTCGCCGCGCACACCGCCCTCGATGAACTTTACGGCCTCGGGTTCGACTACTACACGAAGGAGGATGCGGCGCTGGAGGCCGTGACGTTGGCCGACGTTCTGGCGGCCGCCCGGAAGCATTTGCAGCCCGAGCGGGTCGTCGTCTCGCTGGTGGCACCGCCCGCCTGA
- the dnaX gene encoding DNA polymerase III subunit gamma/tau, translating into MSYQVIARKYRPQRFADVVGQEHVTDTLANAIKQNRIAHAYLFCGPRGTGKTTVARIFAKALNATGGPNADFDVNDPKCVEIAEGRSIDVLEIDGASNNGVEQVRELRDTVKYAPASSKFKIYIIDEVHMLSTAAFNALLKTLEEPPEHVKFFFATTDPEKVLPTILSRCQRFDLRRIPIPLIVKHLKFIAGNEGVTIDAPALHAVARGAEGCMRDAESTLDQLISFCGNTIVETDVLSMFGLTAQAQLLELSRAVLAGDVHAALRQLNELAKGGKDLGRLLSDLLNHFRNLLIYLVSKGDLNMLEVSEAEAGLLQEQSALASAEGLGRIMEVLADAEMRLRDATSKKILLEVALLRAIEARNALPIDTVLKQLNQLRESGGGNAASAGARVSDPQQRSQPEAARISPAAAASERAAGQSPAPPSVSPAASVVSEPARLAETHAAPAPADLESLWSSLVDAAGRASPFIKSYLLEAHPVSFVKNVFTIGFDPEFADHISLIDNSKNHTLLQTKLAELGHHGAQFKFIKAEAPANRVRPVAPAPAPTPPAAAPKAAPKAASADATPSAPAKPKSEPVPFNQDEFKNDPLIQKALEVFKGRIVEVRA; encoded by the coding sequence ATGAGCTATCAGGTCATCGCCCGCAAATACCGCCCGCAGCGCTTTGCCGATGTCGTCGGGCAGGAGCACGTCACCGACACGCTCGCCAACGCCATCAAGCAGAACCGCATTGCGCACGCCTACCTCTTCTGCGGCCCGCGCGGCACCGGCAAGACCACCGTCGCCCGCATCTTCGCCAAGGCCCTGAACGCCACCGGCGGACCGAATGCCGACTTTGACGTCAACGACCCCAAGTGCGTCGAAATCGCCGAGGGCCGCTCGATTGACGTGCTGGAAATTGACGGCGCGAGCAACAACGGCGTCGAGCAGGTGCGCGAGCTCCGTGACACCGTCAAATACGCGCCCGCCTCGTCGAAGTTCAAGATCTACATCATTGACGAAGTCCATATGCTCTCGACCGCGGCGTTCAATGCGTTGCTCAAGACGCTCGAAGAACCGCCCGAGCACGTGAAGTTCTTCTTCGCCACGACCGATCCCGAGAAGGTTCTCCCCACGATTCTGAGCCGTTGCCAGCGCTTCGATCTGCGGCGCATTCCGATTCCGCTCATTGTGAAGCACCTCAAATTCATCGCGGGGAACGAAGGCGTGACGATTGACGCCCCGGCGCTGCACGCCGTTGCCCGCGGCGCGGAAGGCTGCATGCGCGATGCCGAATCCACGCTCGACCAGCTCATCAGCTTTTGCGGCAACACCATCGTCGAGACCGACGTGCTCTCGATGTTCGGTCTCACGGCGCAGGCCCAATTGCTGGAACTTTCACGCGCCGTCCTGGCCGGCGACGTTCACGCCGCCCTGCGACAATTGAACGAACTGGCCAAAGGCGGCAAGGACCTGGGCCGCCTGCTTTCCGATCTGCTCAACCACTTCCGCAACCTGCTTATCTACCTCGTCTCGAAGGGCGACTTGAACATGCTGGAAGTATCGGAAGCCGAGGCCGGCCTGCTGCAGGAGCAATCCGCGCTTGCCTCGGCTGAGGGGCTTGGCCGCATCATGGAAGTGCTGGCCGACGCCGAAATGCGCCTGCGCGACGCGACCTCGAAGAAGATTCTTCTCGAAGTCGCCTTGCTCCGTGCCATCGAAGCCCGCAACGCGCTGCCGATTGACACCGTGCTCAAGCAACTCAATCAGCTCCGCGAAAGTGGCGGCGGCAACGCCGCGTCGGCTGGAGCGCGGGTCTCCGACCCGCAGCAACGCAGCCAGCCCGAAGCCGCACGGATTTCTCCAGCCGCTGCCGCCAGCGAACGCGCTGCGGGACAAAGTCCCGCGCCCCCATCCGTCTCGCCGGCCGCATCCGTCGTATCCGAGCCTGCTCGCCTCGCAGAAACACACGCAGCCCCCGCACCCGCCGATTTGGAAAGCCTCTGGTCCAGTCTCGTGGATGCCGCCGGCCGCGCGAGCCCCTTTATCAAAAGCTATCTGCTGGAGGCGCATCCGGTCTCGTTCGTAAAGAATGTGTTCACCATCGGCTTCGATCCCGAGTTTGCCGACCACATTTCGCTGATCGACAATTCCAAGAACCACACCCTGCTCCAAACCAAGCTGGCCGAACTCGGCCATCACGGCGCGCAGTTCAAGTTCATCAAAGCCGAAGCCCCCGCCAACCGCGTGCGGCCCGTCGCACCTGCACCTGCGCCCACGCCCCCCGCCGCCGCACCGAAGGCCGCGCCCAAAGCTGCATCGGCTGATGCCACGCCATCCGCGCCCGCCAAGCCGAAGAGCGAGCCAGTGCCGTTCAATCAGGACGAGTTCAAGAACGACCCACTCATTCAGAAGGCACTGGAGGTGTTTAAGGGGCGGATTGTTGAGGTGCGGGCGTGA
- a CDS encoding YbaB/EbfC family nucleoid-associated protein yields the protein MSSIGKLMKQAARMQQQMEQIQADLAKRTVEASAGGGAVKVTAKCDGTLATIKVDPQALNPGDAQLLEDMLLSAINQALSQAKEISNAEMGKATAGFSLPGLG from the coding sequence ATGTCCAGCATTGGCAAACTCATGAAACAGGCTGCGCGCATGCAGCAGCAGATGGAACAAATTCAGGCGGACCTCGCCAAACGCACGGTAGAGGCATCCGCCGGCGGCGGCGCGGTCAAGGTCACCGCGAAGTGCGACGGCACGCTCGCCACGATTAAGGTGGACCCGCAGGCGTTGAACCCGGGCGACGCACAGTTGCTCGAGGACATGCTGCTTTCCGCCATCAACCAGGCGCTCAGTCAGGCCAAGGAAATCTCCAACGCCGAAATGGGCAAGGCAACCGCGGGCTTCAGCCTGCCGGGACTGGGCTGA
- the recR gene encoding recombination mediator RecR, with the protein MPLPSSITALTAALAKLPGIGPRSAERIALHLVQTETGTVKQLADAILAAREKVHLCTTCGALTEVSPCDICVSPRRDASLLCVVERPVDILSIEKGGTFHGKFHVLGGKISPLDGVEPEDLRIAELESRLQAEPIKELVIALGTDVEGDATSYYLAKRLARSGLKITRIAHGLPAGTGLEFADELTLSRALEGRREIS; encoded by the coding sequence GTGCCTCTCCCTTCCAGCATCACCGCGTTGACCGCCGCGTTGGCCAAACTGCCCGGCATCGGGCCGCGTTCGGCGGAGCGCATTGCGTTGCATCTCGTGCAAACCGAGACCGGCACGGTGAAACAGCTTGCCGACGCCATCCTTGCCGCGCGTGAGAAGGTGCATCTCTGCACCACGTGCGGCGCGTTGACGGAGGTTTCGCCCTGCGACATTTGCGTCAGCCCCCGGCGCGATGCGTCGCTGCTGTGCGTGGTTGAGCGGCCGGTGGACATTTTGAGCATTGAGAAAGGCGGCACGTTTCACGGGAAATTCCACGTGCTGGGCGGTAAAATTTCCCCGCTCGACGGCGTGGAACCGGAAGATTTGCGGATCGCTGAACTGGAGTCGCGCCTGCAGGCCGAGCCCATCAAGGAACTCGTCATCGCGCTCGGCACCGACGTGGAAGGCGACGCCACAAGCTATTACCTCGCGAAACGACTGGCACGTTCCGGCCTCAAAATCACCCGCATCGCCCACGGTCTGCCCGCCGGCACAGGGCTGGAGTTTGCGGACGAACTGACGTTGAGCCGCGCGCTGGAAGGGCGCCGGGAGATTTCCTGA
- a CDS encoding HAD family phosphatase translates to MKPKAVVFDLGKVLVEFDWAIAARRMAPRCAMAPAELLRVFDYSPLVVQFELGTVSPEQFFAEAGRMVGFQGAFAEFGEIFADIFTEITAMTALHAELRRRGVPTFIFSNTNELAVAHIRRHFPFFAQFDGYVLSYEHGAMKPHAPLYEVVERMTGRRGAELLYIDDRLENVEAGRARGWNAVQQVEPGKTIAAVRALGLLG, encoded by the coding sequence ATGAAACCCAAAGCCGTCGTCTTCGATCTGGGCAAGGTGCTGGTGGAGTTCGACTGGGCCATCGCCGCGCGGCGCATGGCGCCGCGCTGCGCGATGGCGCCGGCGGAATTGTTGCGGGTGTTTGATTACTCGCCCCTTGTCGTGCAGTTCGAACTGGGCACGGTTTCCCCGGAGCAATTCTTTGCCGAGGCCGGCCGCATGGTTGGTTTTCAAGGAGCCTTCGCCGAGTTTGGCGAAATTTTCGCGGACATCTTCACGGAAATAACGGCCATGACGGCGTTGCACGCGGAATTGCGGCGACGCGGCGTGCCGACGTTCATCTTCTCCAACACGAATGAACTTGCCGTGGCACACATCCGGAGGCACTTCCCGTTCTTTGCGCAGTTTGACGGTTACGTGCTGTCGTATGAACACGGCGCCATGAAGCCGCACGCGCCGCTCTACGAGGTTGTCGAACGCATGACCGGCCGGCGCGGCGCCGAGTTGCTTTACATTGATGACCGGCTGGAGAACGTCGAAGCCGGCCGGGCGCGCGGCTGGAACGCCGTGCAACAAGTGGAACCTGGGAAAACCATCGCCGCGGTTCGGGCGTTGGGCTTGCTTGGTTGA
- a CDS encoding rhomboid family intramembrane serine protease: MPDADHNFAAPLTRLPTPSRQKAMDWSLVLASQGIPHSIASPDDRGEWTLHVASAEVGRAAQAIRQYERENRTRPWQQTYLAGRIVFDWSALIWVAALVGIHVLTERHPAIAQAGVMHGTAVTQGEWWRLVTATELHADWAHLAGNLSLGLVLLGLVMGRWGTAVGMLAALLAGIGGNAANWLCQPDSRSLGASTVVMGCIGLLATSPHASDSSSARMWRGFGASLGGAILLFLLLGLDPRADVLGHAGGFVTGIGLAALFHLRPQWVRARRARWMATLMLVSLAAGPWLAVVCRQ; this comes from the coding sequence ATGCCCGATGCGGACCATAACTTTGCCGCGCCCCTCACCCGCCTGCCGACGCCCTCGCGGCAAAAAGCGATGGATTGGAGCCTCGTCCTTGCCAGCCAGGGCATTCCACACTCCATTGCCTCACCGGATGACCGCGGTGAATGGACACTGCATGTCGCTTCCGCCGAGGTCGGCCGGGCCGCCCAGGCCATTCGCCAATACGAACGGGAAAACCGCACCCGCCCGTGGCAGCAGACGTATCTGGCCGGGCGCATCGTGTTTGACTGGAGCGCGCTGATCTGGGTGGCCGCGCTGGTTGGAATTCACGTGCTGACGGAGAGGCATCCCGCCATCGCCCAAGCCGGCGTGATGCATGGCACCGCCGTCACGCAGGGCGAATGGTGGCGGTTGGTGACTGCCACGGAGCTCCACGCGGATTGGGCGCATCTGGCCGGTAATCTTTCGCTCGGGTTGGTGCTGCTGGGACTGGTGATGGGCCGGTGGGGCACGGCGGTTGGGATGCTCGCCGCCTTGCTGGCCGGCATTGGCGGCAATGCCGCCAACTGGCTTTGCCAGCCCGACAGTCGCAGCCTGGGCGCCTCAACGGTCGTCATGGGCTGCATCGGCTTGCTGGCCACTTCCCCGCACGCCAGCGATTCGTCGTCCGCTCGAATGTGGCGCGGCTTTGGCGCCAGCCTCGGCGGAGCAATCCTGCTGTTCCTGCTGCTGGGGCTGGACCCGCGTGCCGACGTGCTTGGCCATGCCGGCGGATTTGTCACCGGCATCGGCTTGGCGGCGCTGTTTCACCTGCGGCCGCAATGGGTGCGCGCCCGGCGCGCCCGCTGGATGGCCACGCTGATGCTTGTCAGCCTGGCCGCAGGGCCGTGGCTGGCGGTTGTTTGCCGTCAATAA
- a CDS encoding polyphosphate polymerase domain-containing protein — MVTIFMPQDHRLQQQRFELKYLVEASLIGGIRDFVSAYLELDEYGVGQSDFAYPVHSVYLDSDDLDTHHQTINGTKNRYKLRLRYYDDQPASPVFFEIKGRVDNCILKRRCGVRRDAVVPLLNGRWPMPEQFVTTEPRHFAALEQFLLRMHSLNASPKLHNSYRREAWVSPHDNSVRVTLDRQVRVEPHADFSAAVSMRDPTLIYAPTVILELKFTDRFPNWFNGLVQRFNLMQSAAAKYSGAVLLLGEAQFRHPKIMALPAAKPARPASIAEILTLAEF, encoded by the coding sequence ATGGTGACAATTTTCATGCCGCAGGATCATCGCCTTCAACAACAGCGCTTTGAGCTGAAATATCTCGTCGAAGCGTCGCTCATCGGCGGCATCCGGGATTTTGTCAGCGCCTATCTCGAGCTTGATGAGTATGGCGTTGGGCAGTCCGATTTCGCCTATCCGGTCCACAGTGTGTATCTGGATTCAGACGACCTGGACACGCATCACCAGACGATCAACGGCACCAAAAACCGCTACAAACTGCGGCTGCGTTATTACGATGACCAGCCCGCTTCACCGGTGTTCTTCGAAATCAAGGGCCGCGTGGACAACTGCATTCTCAAGCGCCGCTGCGGCGTCCGGCGTGATGCCGTCGTGCCGCTGCTAAATGGCCGATGGCCGATGCCGGAACAATTCGTCACCACGGAGCCACGACACTTTGCCGCGCTGGAGCAGTTTCTTCTGCGGATGCACAGCCTCAACGCCAGTCCCAAGCTGCACAATTCCTACCGGCGCGAGGCGTGGGTCAGTCCGCATGACAACTCCGTGCGCGTCACCCTGGACCGCCAGGTGCGCGTGGAGCCGCACGCGGATTTCTCGGCGGCGGTGTCGATGCGCGACCCGACGCTGATTTATGCGCCCACGGTGATTCTCGAGCTGAAATTTACGGACCGGTTTCCAAACTGGTTCAACGGGCTCGTGCAGCGTTTCAACCTGATGCAATCCGCCGCGGCCAAATATTCCGGGGCCGTGCTGCTGCTGGGTGAAGCACAGTTCCGTCACCCCAAGATCATGGCGCTGCCGGCCGCGAAACCGGCCCGGCCAGCCAGCATCGCCGAAATATTGACACTCGCTGAATTTTGA
- a CDS encoding DUF4956 domain-containing protein produces MNNWFLRGDYGTATTDWQLMLIGLLLAFVCGHVVAWVYMLTHSGLSYSRSYVNSLVLMPVLVALVMMILSNNLVLAFGLMAIFAMVRFRSVLRDTLDTSYVLAVIVLGLACGTLKFSSAICGCAATVAIMLYFHVSRFGTRHRYDLILNVQWLRPASELGELRLLLERHARRTFCASQRSREDDSGVDLSYRLLLRDPARSHELVSEIRALAGVSHVTALQSGEESEV; encoded by the coding sequence ATGAACAACTGGTTTCTCCGCGGCGATTACGGCACGGCTACAACCGACTGGCAGTTGATGCTCATCGGGTTGCTGCTGGCCTTTGTCTGCGGCCACGTCGTGGCCTGGGTTTACATGCTCACGCACAGTGGGCTGTCGTATTCGCGGTCCTACGTGAATTCACTGGTCCTCATGCCCGTGCTGGTGGCGCTGGTGATGATGATTCTGTCGAACAACCTCGTCCTGGCCTTCGGCCTGATGGCAATCTTCGCCATGGTGCGTTTCCGCAGCGTGTTGCGGGACACATTGGACACCTCGTATGTCCTCGCGGTCATCGTGCTCGGCCTGGCCTGTGGCACGCTGAAATTCAGCTCGGCCATTTGTGGCTGCGCCGCCACGGTGGCGATCATGCTGTATTTTCACGTCAGCCGTTTCGGCACCCGGCACCGCTACGATTTGATTTTGAACGTCCAGTGGCTGCGCCCGGCCAGCGAACTGGGTGAACTCCGGCTCCTGCTGGAACGCCACGCGCGGCGGACCTTCTGCGCCAGCCAGCGCTCCCGCGAGGACGACAGCGGCGTGGATTTGTCCTACCGTCTGTTGCTGCGCGACCCGGCGCGCAGCCATGAACTGGTTTCCGAAATCCGCGCGCTGGCAGGCGTGTCTCACGTTACGGCGCTGCAATCCGGCGAGGAGTCTGAAGTATGA
- a CDS encoding HlyD family efflux transporter periplasmic adaptor subunit: MKPAALPPIPTPLPQRLQELRLRYLPGLIIVACIAVIAVLWHERISAPQFTGQAEPELANLSSYKPGTVAMLHVTRFQKVRAGDLLGEVLVADPKTVAASLAVVRADLDNLKASLSPLIEQQRNAVNYAELRLNWMRERAELAGARVNLQLAEAEFRRADELFRNKLISESERDTAQASRDALQKQVAELEQLVTESEASFANMQPVGTNQLQRLTDDPMRAAIAAQEARLKFAEAELEPVLLRAPMDGMVTAVLHRSGESVVAGEPVLAIASEKPARIIGYLRPPNLDLAKVGMKVLVRTRNGGHADARAQVIALGTQLEPPPLPLALPLHSGADLALPVEISMPANLNLRPGELVDLALLSK; encoded by the coding sequence ATGAAGCCGGCCGCCCTGCCGCCGATTCCCACGCCGTTGCCACAGCGCCTGCAAGAACTGCGCCTGCGTTATCTGCCCGGACTGATCATCGTCGCGTGCATCGCCGTCATCGCCGTGCTCTGGCACGAACGGATTTCCGCGCCGCAGTTCACCGGCCAGGCCGAACCGGAGCTGGCCAATCTGTCCTCCTACAAGCCCGGCACGGTGGCGATGCTCCACGTGACGCGCTTTCAAAAGGTCCGCGCTGGAGATCTGCTCGGCGAGGTGCTGGTGGCGGACCCCAAAACCGTCGCCGCGTCACTGGCCGTCGTCCGTGCCGACCTGGATAATTTGAAGGCCAGCCTTTCGCCGCTCATCGAACAACAGCGCAACGCCGTCAATTACGCGGAACTGCGCCTGAACTGGATGCGCGAACGTGCCGAGCTCGCCGGCGCGCGGGTGAACCTGCAACTGGCCGAGGCGGAATTCCGCCGCGCCGACGAACTGTTCCGCAACAAATTGATTTCCGAAAGCGAAAGGGACACCGCCCAGGCCAGTCGTGACGCCCTGCAGAAACAGGTGGCGGAACTGGAACAACTGGTCACGGAGTCGGAGGCCAGCTTTGCCAACATGCAGCCTGTCGGCACGAACCAGCTCCAGCGCCTGACCGACGACCCGATGCGCGCGGCCATTGCCGCGCAGGAAGCCCGGTTGAAATTCGCCGAGGCCGAGCTTGAACCCGTCTTGCTGCGTGCGCCGATGGACGGCATGGTCACCGCCGTCCTGCATCGTTCGGGCGAATCCGTTGTCGCCGGCGAACCGGTGCTGGCCATCGCCTCGGAGAAGCCCGCGCGGATCATCGGCTATTTGCGCCCGCCCAATCTCGACCTCGCCAAGGTCGGCATGAAGGTGCTGGTGCGGACCCGCAATGGCGGGCACGCCGACGCCCGCGCGCAGGTGATCGCCCTGGGAACGCAGCTGGAACCCCCGCCGCTGCCGCTGGCATTGCCCCTCCATTCCGGCGCGGACCTCGCGCTGCCCGTGGAAATCAGCATGCCGGCAAACTTGAACCTCCGTCCCGGCGAACTGGTGGACCTCGCGTTGCTCTCGAAATGA